A genomic region of Clavibacter michiganensis subsp. insidiosus contains the following coding sequences:
- a CDS encoding PA14 domain-containing protein — protein MTPDPAWLASPDRAYPVHVDPSSVASWSNDQHEYKSDGTRLTDGTVRIGNARDHGDKYWRTVEHFDYEQLFGKQVLSARIDGSYYNGGIKALFGGSISAATSFSYNGVGDRLSQFAMSDNGSAQDDRLTDEIAKYVRDGSRGAYLIIGGDERPGVYTYKSIAVALVVTYKDMPTAGPAIAPSPADGARGPVMPTLAISGTDPEGTGLQYFYRISAGDDPEVAPVWESGWGAQQVKVPFGALKPGTRYHWKGYVEDGYDGVHGTSTLGISSTWSFTTNTPAMTAQAGSAPVDGSVITTTTPTLTAPTITDPDGDPVKYRFQIASGADGTTGAVATSGWQTGTTWTVPANSLQDGGRYTWSVRASDGYDEPPVTWTDKIRVDRRVGDAGPAPTDTAGPVSVNLANGNVGLRFASPTVQALGGSMGLGFSYNSLQAGSGGLLGRYYDGAVPLGDGDACHADAGTLATTRTDPSISFDWGDGSPAPGVDPDNFSAKWTGFLHVPTTGTYTFGMTRADGGCVRVGGSTVYSGWRDDHVAQDTTGSTPTALTQGTPVPLEVDYFEHAGEAGVSLWVTDPTGAQYVVPADWFTRTVDTLPAGWSSTTALEGDAGDWSRAQVTDSAVILTDASGTAHTYTRTAGDGSGTGYTAPTGEHDRVSLDQSRQVVVTGDDGTITTFDPSGRVQGVTGSGGALKRATPLSTRRPGTGLVDRVSDPLSALGTSPETYGREVRFAYAGDTAASVGLDAKDTDSTGSACPVAAGFAAPPADMLCRIVYPGHVAGSADTTRLSYDAHGNLVRITDPGDEVTDLAYDGGRLTTVRDALADDWLAADARRTADANVATTIAYDASGRATTVTLPAPDGVTAAKRPTKSYVYGSGTTSIDVPALGLPAGTHASTVTYDDAWRQTSITGPSGLTASSEWNQKDLPLASVDAQGRKSTTIYDAQDRPTDSYGPAPASCFGSDRVPTAACAATTAHTATGYDGGLHGLDAVWYDNGNLTGAPRAYSLGVGNADGSVDQDWGSGSPSAAGDGFPADTFSLRLTGLVTAP, from the coding sequence ATGACGCCCGATCCGGCGTGGCTCGCGAGCCCCGATCGCGCGTACCCGGTGCACGTGGACCCGTCATCCGTCGCGTCCTGGTCGAACGACCAGCACGAGTACAAGTCCGACGGCACCCGGCTCACCGACGGCACCGTCCGCATCGGCAACGCGCGGGACCACGGCGACAAGTACTGGCGCACGGTCGAGCACTTCGACTACGAGCAGCTGTTCGGCAAGCAGGTCCTCAGCGCCCGCATCGACGGCTCGTACTACAACGGCGGAATCAAGGCGCTCTTCGGGGGATCCATCAGCGCCGCCACGTCGTTCTCCTACAACGGGGTCGGTGACAGGCTCAGCCAGTTCGCCATGTCCGACAACGGCTCCGCGCAGGACGACCGGCTGACCGACGAGATCGCGAAGTACGTGCGCGACGGCTCGCGCGGGGCGTACCTCATCATCGGCGGCGATGAGCGGCCCGGCGTCTACACGTACAAGTCGATCGCGGTCGCCCTCGTCGTGACCTACAAGGACATGCCCACCGCGGGCCCGGCCATCGCGCCGTCCCCCGCCGACGGAGCCCGCGGTCCCGTGATGCCCACGCTCGCGATCTCGGGGACGGACCCGGAGGGCACCGGGCTGCAGTACTTCTACCGCATCAGCGCCGGGGACGATCCCGAGGTGGCTCCCGTGTGGGAGTCGGGCTGGGGCGCGCAGCAGGTGAAGGTGCCGTTCGGCGCGTTGAAGCCCGGCACGAGGTACCACTGGAAGGGCTACGTCGAGGACGGGTACGACGGGGTGCACGGCACCTCCACGCTCGGCATCTCCTCCACGTGGAGCTTCACCACGAACACGCCGGCCATGACGGCGCAGGCGGGGTCCGCGCCCGTGGACGGGTCCGTGATCACCACGACGACCCCGACGCTCACGGCGCCAACCATCACCGATCCCGACGGGGACCCCGTCAAGTACCGGTTCCAGATCGCCTCCGGAGCCGACGGCACCACGGGCGCCGTGGCCACGTCCGGCTGGCAGACGGGCACCACGTGGACGGTGCCGGCGAACTCCCTGCAGGACGGCGGCCGCTACACCTGGTCGGTGCGCGCCTCCGACGGCTACGACGAGCCGCCGGTGACGTGGACGGACAAGATCCGGGTCGACCGCCGCGTCGGCGACGCCGGACCCGCGCCGACGGACACCGCGGGTCCCGTCAGCGTCAACCTCGCGAACGGCAACGTCGGGCTGCGCTTCGCGTCGCCGACGGTCCAGGCCCTCGGCGGCAGCATGGGGCTCGGCTTCAGCTACAACTCCCTGCAGGCGGGCAGCGGCGGGCTCCTCGGCCGCTACTACGACGGCGCGGTTCCCCTCGGGGACGGCGACGCGTGCCACGCCGACGCCGGCACGCTCGCGACGACGCGCACCGATCCGTCGATCTCGTTCGACTGGGGCGACGGCTCGCCCGCCCCGGGGGTCGATCCGGACAACTTCTCCGCGAAGTGGACGGGCTTCCTGCACGTGCCCACCACGGGCACCTACACGTTCGGCATGACGCGCGCCGACGGCGGCTGCGTGCGCGTCGGGGGATCCACCGTGTACTCCGGGTGGCGAGACGACCACGTGGCGCAGGACACGACGGGGTCCACGCCGACCGCCCTCACGCAGGGCACGCCCGTGCCGCTGGAGGTCGACTACTTCGAGCACGCGGGGGAGGCCGGCGTCTCGCTCTGGGTGACGGACCCGACGGGCGCGCAGTACGTGGTCCCCGCTGACTGGTTCACCCGCACCGTCGACACCCTCCCCGCCGGATGGTCGTCGACCACCGCGCTCGAGGGCGACGCCGGCGACTGGTCGCGCGCCCAGGTCACGGACTCCGCCGTGATCCTCACCGACGCCTCCGGCACCGCGCACACCTACACGCGCACCGCGGGCGACGGATCCGGCACCGGCTACACGGCGCCGACGGGGGAGCACGACCGCGTCTCCCTCGACCAGTCACGGCAGGTCGTCGTGACGGGCGACGACGGCACGATCACCACGTTCGACCCGTCGGGTCGCGTGCAGGGGGTCACCGGCTCCGGGGGCGCACTCAAGCGAGCGACGCCCCTGTCGACGCGTCGACCCGGTACGGGACTCGTCGACCGCGTGTCGGATCCGCTCTCGGCGCTCGGCACGTCACCCGAGACCTACGGCCGCGAGGTGCGCTTCGCGTACGCGGGCGACACCGCCGCGTCCGTGGGCCTCGACGCGAAGGACACGGACTCCACGGGATCGGCCTGCCCGGTGGCCGCCGGGTTCGCCGCGCCTCCCGCCGACATGCTCTGCCGCATCGTCTACCCGGGCCACGTCGCGGGATCGGCGGACACCACGCGCCTCTCCTACGACGCGCACGGCAACCTCGTGCGCATCACGGATCCGGGCGACGAGGTCACGGACCTCGCCTACGACGGCGGACGCCTCACCACCGTCCGCGACGCGCTCGCGGACGACTGGCTCGCGGCGGACGCGCGGCGCACCGCCGACGCGAACGTGGCCACCACCATCGCCTACGACGCCTCCGGTCGCGCGACCACGGTCACGCTCCCGGCGCCCGACGGCGTCACGGCGGCGAAGCGGCCAACAAAGTCGTACGTCTACGGATCCGGCACGACCTCCATCGACGTGCCGGCGCTCGGTCTGCCCGCGGGCACGCACGCCTCGACCGTGACGTACGACGACGCGTGGCGGCAGACGAGCATCACCGGTCCGTCGGGGCTCACCGCCTCCTCGGAGTGGAACCAGAAGGACCTGCCGCTGGCGTCCGTCGACGCGCAGGGTCGGAAGTCGACCACGATCTACGACGCGCAGGACCGTCCGACGGATTCGTACGGCCCGGCCCCGGCGTCGTGCTTCGGCTCCGACCGCGTCCCCACGGCGGCCTGCGCCGCGACGACGGCGCACACTGCGACCGGCTACGACGGCGGCCTGCACGGGCTCGATGCGGTCTGGTACGACAACGGCAATCTCACGGGCGCGCCGCGCGCCTACAGCTTGGGCGTCGGCAACGCGGACGGGAGCGTCGACCAGGACTGGGGGAGCGGCAGCCCGTCCGCGGCAGGCGACGGCTTCCCTGCTGACACCTTTTCCCTGCGTCTCACCGGCCTCGTGACCGCTCCGTAG
- a CDS encoding siderophore-interacting protein, translating to MTDSSAPAVPDRPVRAAQSQHVLEVIRTERLSPHLVRVHLGGAGTRALLEQAAPERLTATDAYVKLMLPQPGSGLVPPFDLPALRATLPAEALPAVRTYTLRHADPAAGTAAGTAAIDFVVHGDEGLAGPWAASAQPGDLLAASGPGGLFRPSDDPAIARLLIGDDSAVPAIAAALAAMPAGATGVALVEVDGPADELPLAHPAGVELRWIHRSRVPGTVPGALLVAAVSALEQPDGEVEVFAHGERGAMKELRALLQDGWGIDRRALSLSAYWALGRAEDRFQAEKREPVGAIFAD from the coding sequence ATGACCGACTCCTCCGCACCCGCCGTCCCCGACCGTCCCGTCCGCGCCGCGCAGTCGCAGCACGTGCTGGAGGTGATCCGCACGGAGCGCCTCAGCCCGCACCTCGTCCGCGTGCACCTCGGCGGCGCGGGGACGCGGGCGCTGCTGGAGCAGGCCGCCCCCGAGCGGCTCACCGCGACCGACGCCTACGTGAAGCTCATGCTGCCGCAGCCGGGATCCGGCCTCGTCCCGCCGTTCGACCTGCCCGCCCTCCGCGCGACGCTGCCGGCCGAGGCGCTGCCCGCCGTACGGACCTACACGCTGCGGCACGCGGATCCGGCCGCGGGCACGGCGGCGGGCACGGCGGCGATCGACTTCGTGGTGCACGGCGACGAGGGGCTCGCCGGGCCATGGGCGGCGTCCGCGCAGCCCGGCGACCTGCTCGCGGCGAGCGGCCCGGGCGGCCTGTTCCGGCCGTCCGACGACCCCGCGATCGCGCGGCTGCTGATCGGCGACGACTCGGCCGTGCCCGCGATCGCCGCCGCGCTCGCCGCGATGCCCGCCGGCGCGACCGGCGTCGCGCTCGTCGAGGTGGACGGCCCCGCCGACGAGCTCCCGCTCGCGCACCCCGCGGGCGTGGAGCTGCGGTGGATCCACCGCTCGCGCGTCCCCGGCACCGTGCCGGGCGCCCTCCTCGTCGCCGCGGTGAGCGCGCTCGAGCAGCCCGACGGCGAGGTCGAGGTCTTCGCGCACGGCGAGCGCGGCGCGATGAAGGAGCTGCGCGCGCTCCTCCAGGACGGCTGGGGCATCGACCGCCGCGCCCTCTCGCTCTCCGCCTACTGGGCTCTCGGTCGCGCGGAGGACCGCTTCCAGGCGGAGAAGCGCGAGCCGGTGGGGGCGATCTTCGCGGACTGA
- the lipB gene encoding lipoyl(octanoyl) transferase LipB: MVDIVVTGLSANSVPYIEALERQRALHADVVAGRAQDTVILLEHPSVYTAGRRTEPDDRPRDGTPVIDVDRGGRITWHGPGQLVGYPIVRLPEPLDVVAHVRRLEDALIGLLADLGVASCRVDGRSGVWIRGAAPDGSPRDEKVAAIGVRVAERVTMHGFALNCSNAFDAYDRIVPCGIRDAGVTSISRVLGRTVTPADVVPLLRPHLVRALAPNGSAMPSTAPLSSAAGARA, encoded by the coding sequence GTGGTCGACATCGTCGTCACGGGGCTAAGCGCCAACTCCGTGCCGTACATCGAGGCCCTCGAGCGTCAGCGTGCCCTGCATGCCGACGTCGTCGCGGGCCGGGCGCAGGACACCGTCATCCTCCTCGAGCACCCCTCGGTGTACACGGCAGGGAGACGCACGGAACCGGACGACCGGCCGCGCGACGGCACGCCGGTCATCGACGTCGACCGGGGCGGCCGCATCACCTGGCACGGTCCGGGACAGCTGGTCGGCTACCCGATCGTGCGGCTGCCGGAGCCCCTCGACGTCGTCGCCCACGTCCGTCGCCTCGAGGACGCGCTCATCGGCCTCCTCGCGGACCTCGGCGTCGCGTCGTGCCGCGTCGACGGCCGCTCGGGCGTCTGGATCCGCGGTGCAGCCCCCGACGGATCCCCCCGCGACGAGAAGGTCGCCGCCATCGGCGTCCGCGTCGCCGAGCGCGTCACCATGCACGGCTTCGCCCTCAACTGCAGCAACGCGTTCGACGCCTACGACCGCATCGTCCCGTGCGGGATCCGCGACGCGGGCGTCACCTCGATCAGCCGCGTCCTGGGCCGCACGGTCACGCCCGCCGACGTCGTCCCCCTCCTCCGCCCGCACCTCGTGCGCGCCCTCGCCCCGAACGGATCCGCCATGCCCTCCACCGCTCCCCTCTCCTCCGCCGCCGGAGCCCGCGCATGA
- the lipA gene encoding lipoyl synthase, with the protein MSAAPDGRRMLRLEVRNAETPIERKPEWIKTTARMGPEYQALQQLVKTEDLHTVCQEAACPNIYECWEDREATFLIGGSQCTRRCDFCQIDTGKPADYDTDEPRRVADSVRRMGLRYATVTGVARDDLPDEGAWLHAETVRRIHADAPGTGVEILATDFSGNPDLLAEVFSSRPEVFAHNVETVPRIFKRIRPAFRYERSLDVITQGRDAGLITKSNLILGMGETREEVSEALVDLHDAGCDIITVTQYLRPSPRHLPVARWVRPEEFVEIKAEAEAIGFLGVLAGPLVRSSYRAGRLWAQSMAAKGRPIPTGLEHLADPTRGFAQAVG; encoded by the coding sequence ATGAGCGCCGCGCCGGACGGACGCCGCATGCTCCGCCTCGAGGTCCGCAACGCCGAGACCCCCATCGAGCGGAAGCCGGAGTGGATCAAGACGACGGCGCGCATGGGGCCCGAGTACCAGGCGCTCCAGCAGCTCGTGAAGACCGAGGACCTGCACACCGTCTGCCAGGAGGCGGCCTGCCCGAACATCTACGAGTGCTGGGAGGACCGGGAGGCGACGTTCCTCATCGGCGGATCCCAGTGCACCCGGCGCTGCGACTTCTGCCAGATCGACACCGGCAAGCCCGCCGACTACGACACCGACGAGCCGCGCCGCGTCGCCGACTCCGTGCGCCGGATGGGCCTGCGCTACGCGACCGTCACGGGCGTCGCCCGCGACGACCTGCCCGACGAGGGCGCGTGGCTGCACGCCGAGACCGTGCGGCGGATCCACGCCGACGCCCCCGGCACGGGCGTCGAGATCCTCGCGACCGACTTCTCCGGGAATCCGGATCTCCTGGCCGAGGTGTTCTCGTCCCGTCCCGAGGTCTTCGCGCACAACGTAGAGACGGTGCCGCGCATCTTCAAGCGGATCCGCCCGGCGTTCCGGTACGAGCGCTCCCTCGACGTGATCACCCAGGGGCGCGACGCGGGCCTCATCACCAAGTCGAACCTCATCCTCGGCATGGGCGAGACGCGCGAGGAGGTGTCGGAGGCGCTCGTCGACCTGCACGACGCGGGCTGCGACATCATCACCGTCACGCAGTACCTCCGGCCGAGCCCGCGGCACCTGCCCGTCGCGCGCTGGGTGCGGCCGGAGGAGTTCGTGGAGATCAAGGCGGAGGCCGAGGCGATCGGGTTCCTCGGCGTGCTCGCGGGCCCGCTCGTGCGCTCGTCGTACCGCGCGGGCCGCCTGTGGGCGCAGTCGATGGCCGCGAAGGGGCGACCGATCCCCACCGGTCTCGAGCACCTGGCCGACCCGACGCGCGGGTTCGCGCAGGCCGTCGGCTGA
- a CDS encoding PadR family transcriptional regulator — MAASSPTSGSPFGDAADGVWQAMESLRARFEKRDASPTGHAGHGAGPHDVRHAVLALLAEEPMHGYRIIHEIEERTAGAWTPNAGAVYPTLQLLADEGLIAAETTDGRKVWALTEAGRSAVARDGITAPWADAGAHGHDGHDRHDRSALPKAGLSLAQAAAQVQRSGSAAQVAEAATELDAVRRRLYAILARE; from the coding sequence ATGGCCGCATCGTCCCCCACCTCAGGATCCCCGTTCGGCGACGCCGCCGACGGCGTGTGGCAGGCGATGGAGTCCCTCCGCGCGCGCTTCGAGAAGCGCGACGCCAGCCCGACCGGGCACGCCGGCCACGGGGCCGGCCCGCACGACGTGCGCCATGCCGTCCTCGCGCTGCTCGCCGAAGAGCCCATGCACGGCTACCGGATCATCCACGAGATCGAGGAGCGCACCGCGGGCGCATGGACCCCGAACGCCGGAGCCGTCTACCCCACGCTCCAGCTCCTCGCCGACGAGGGCCTCATCGCCGCCGAGACCACCGACGGCCGCAAGGTCTGGGCGCTCACGGAGGCGGGCCGCTCGGCGGTCGCCCGTGACGGCATCACCGCGCCGTGGGCCGATGCCGGCGCGCACGGGCACGACGGCCACGACCGGCACGACCGCTCCGCCCTCCCGAAGGCCGGCCTCTCGCTCGCGCAGGCCGCGGCGCAGGTCCAGCGGTCGGGCAGCGCGGCGCAGGTCGCCGAGGCCGCCACCGAGCTCGACGCGGTCCGCCGCCGCCTCTACGCGATCCTCGCCCGGGAGTGA
- a CDS encoding ABC1 kinase family protein, with protein sequence MTAATAGAAPGRDPEADAPETRARYRRILRFAAWNLAVTWWYELFLPRVGLRRIADRTRTRRMKLFARRFRVLAVELGGLMIKVGQFMSSRLDVLPPEITAELEDLQDEVPAVPFPEIRALAERELGMPLAAAFAWVDETPVAAASLGQAHRAILGPIDSADTGLTGAVIKVQRPGIDDIVRIDLAALRRIGGWLTHVRLVSDRVDAPALVEEFAETSLEEIDYLHEARSSARFQEMFAADERVAVPEIVWERSTRRVLTLEDVTAIKITDHAGLLAAGIDPVDVAPVFAAVMFDQLFADGFFHADPHPGNVFVTPVTDGSVEQGWTLTFIDFGMMGEVPPSTRRGLRKMLIAAASRDGKGLVDAARDIGVLLPSADTTQLELAMTRLFARFGGLGFAELREVDPREFRAFANEFQEVVRTLPFQLPDDFLLIIRAMSLTSGVCSALDPAFNLWDSVEPYAQRLIREERGNVVRDLGTRVSDTAGTLARLPGRVDALLTRIDDGALPISDPTLERRVGALERTLRRAVSALVFGGLLAGGVLLRPDDEVLGTVLLVVAVIPLAQAVLPGRRGR encoded by the coding sequence GTGACCGCGGCCACGGCCGGCGCCGCTCCCGGGCGGGACCCCGAGGCCGACGCCCCGGAGACGCGCGCCCGCTACCGCCGCATCCTCCGCTTCGCCGCCTGGAACCTCGCGGTCACCTGGTGGTACGAGCTCTTCCTCCCCCGCGTCGGCCTCCGCCGCATCGCCGACCGCACGCGCACCCGGCGCATGAAGCTGTTCGCCCGCCGCTTCCGCGTGCTCGCGGTCGAGCTCGGCGGGCTCATGATCAAGGTCGGCCAGTTCATGTCGTCGCGCCTCGACGTGCTGCCGCCCGAGATCACGGCGGAGCTCGAGGACCTGCAGGACGAGGTGCCCGCCGTCCCGTTCCCCGAGATCCGCGCCCTCGCCGAGCGCGAGCTGGGCATGCCGCTCGCCGCCGCGTTCGCCTGGGTCGACGAGACGCCCGTCGCCGCCGCGTCGCTCGGCCAGGCGCACCGCGCGATCCTCGGCCCGATCGACTCCGCCGACACGGGCCTCACGGGCGCCGTCATCAAGGTGCAGCGGCCCGGCATCGACGACATCGTCCGCATCGACCTCGCCGCCCTCCGCCGCATCGGCGGCTGGCTCACGCACGTCCGGCTCGTGTCCGACCGCGTGGACGCACCCGCGCTCGTCGAGGAGTTCGCCGAGACGAGCCTCGAGGAGATCGACTACCTGCACGAGGCCCGCAGCTCGGCCCGCTTCCAGGAGATGTTCGCCGCCGACGAGCGCGTGGCCGTGCCCGAGATCGTCTGGGAGCGCAGCACCCGGCGCGTGCTCACGCTCGAGGACGTCACCGCCATCAAGATCACCGACCACGCGGGGCTCCTCGCGGCCGGCATCGACCCCGTCGACGTCGCGCCCGTGTTCGCCGCCGTGATGTTCGACCAGCTCTTCGCCGACGGCTTCTTCCACGCGGATCCGCACCCCGGCAACGTCTTCGTCACGCCCGTGACGGACGGCTCCGTCGAGCAGGGCTGGACCCTCACCTTCATCGACTTCGGGATGATGGGCGAGGTGCCGCCGAGCACGCGACGGGGCCTCCGCAAGATGCTCATCGCCGCCGCCTCGCGCGACGGCAAGGGGCTCGTCGACGCGGCCCGCGACATCGGCGTGCTGCTGCCGTCGGCTGACACCACGCAGCTCGAGCTCGCCATGACGCGCCTCTTCGCCCGCTTCGGCGGCCTGGGCTTCGCGGAGCTGCGTGAGGTCGATCCGCGGGAGTTCCGCGCGTTCGCGAACGAGTTCCAGGAGGTGGTGCGCACCCTGCCGTTCCAGCTGCCGGACGACTTCCTGCTCATCATCCGCGCGATGTCGCTGACGTCGGGCGTGTGCAGCGCGCTGGATCCCGCGTTCAACCTCTGGGACTCCGTCGAGCCGTACGCGCAGCGCCTCATCCGGGAGGAGCGCGGCAACGTCGTGCGCGACCTCGGCACCCGCGTCTCGGACACCGCCGGCACGCTGGCCCGTCTGCCGGGCCGCGTCGACGCGCTGCTCACGCGCATCGACGACGGCGCCCTGCCCATCAGCGATCCCACGCTCGAGCGCCGCGTCGGCGCCCTCGAGCGCACCCTGCGCCGCGCGGTCTCCGCGCTCGTCTTCGGCGGCCTCCTCGCGGGCGGCGTGCTCCTCCGCCCGGACGACGAGGTGCTCGGCACCGTGCTGCTGGTCGTCGCGGTGATCCCGCTCGCGCAGGCCGTCCTCCCGGGCCGCCGCGGCCGCTGA